TTATCTTTAAGCCTTGTATATTTAATTATATTTTTTTAGAAATACTTCCAACTGCAAATATATTTTTTATATTAGTTCTATTATCATCATCTACTAATACATAATTATCTTTATCTATATTTAAACCTATTTGTTTTGCAAGAATATTATCAGGCACATACCCCTTACTTAAAAGTAATGTATCACAGAATACTTCTGTTTCTCCATTAATTACTATACTAGATAATCTTGGGTATCCTTTAATTTCACTTACTTTATCATTAGAAGAAAGTTTTCTTACTTTAACTTTTTCTCTTTCTAATCTTTCAATAAGTAAATTAGATTCATTACTATCTCCATAAACTACTACATTTTCTCCAAATAGATATTTATTATAATTTAATAATCTTATTGCCTGCATTGAAGTATATATTCCAGATGGTCTAGAACCAGGTATATATAAGTTTTCTCTATTTACTTCATAAGAACCTAATGCTATTACTAAATTAGTATATTTAATATCTTTATAACCTTTAGTTGATATTAATTCAACTGTATTATCTTTTTCTCTAACATTAAATACTGCTGTTTCTAATAAATATTTAACCTTAGAATTTACTAAATTATTGATTTTATCTAATGAAATATCTCTTAATGCTGTCTCGAATTTAAGCATTTCATAAACTGAGCCACCTATTTCATCTAATAAATCCACTACTAATACTTCTTCACCCTTATTAGCTCTAATATTTGCTTCTTTTAAAGCATCAATACTTGCTCCTAAAATTATTGTTTCATATGATGATTTTAATTCATCAAAATCAAATTTTTCGTTTATAAAATGTATTTCTTTATTATCTAAATTTGCTTTTTTAGTTAATACATATGAACCTTCATCTTCTAAACATATACTTTCTGGACTTATTTTCAATTCTTTTGATAGTATTTCTATAACTTTTGGCATAGTAAATATCATTTGTGATTCAGAAGCACCGCATCTAGTTCTTCTTTTTACACCATTTAAAGTAGTTGCACCACTATTTCTTTTTATAATATCTATTATATCTCCTTTAGTTATATTTTCATGTCTATCAATATAATCTCCAAAATTTTTATTTTCTTTAATTACTTTATCTCTTTTATAGCTTGTATATGTATATAGTACTTCTTGTTTTCTCCTATTAGGATTAAATTCCTTATTTTCAGTAAATTCTAATCTTCC
This Oceanivirga salmonicida DNA region includes the following protein-coding sequences:
- a CDS encoding FAD-dependent oxidoreductase, with protein sequence MKDIIIIGAGVIGCSIARELSKYNLNILVIEKNNEVSNEASKANTAIIHSGLDPEPGTLMAKLNVEGNSMYDKLHKELGFPFIRNGSLVVAMNEDDKKHLEKLLERGNKNGVPNLKIIERDEILKIEKNISDKVKYALYAPTGAIVSPWQLTENLAEVAQNNGVVLHLSEKVVSISKCKEVFTVKTDKKTYNSKVVINCAGVYSDDIHNLICDKDFEIVPVRGEYIVYSHFEGSKVKATIFRLPNENGKGVLVTPTAHGHLIVGPTADKINSKCERVTTVNTFDYLQEKAAESVKNIDYKLPLRQYAGIRANSNKSDFVICEDSKIKGFIDVACIKSPGLSSAPAIAVMVTDIIKKTGRLEFTENKEFNPNRRKQEVLYTYTSYKRDKVIKENKNFGDYIDRHENITKGDIIDIIKRNSGATTLNGVKRRTRCGASESQMIFTMPKVIEILSKELKISPESICLEDEGSYVLTKKANLDNKEIHFINEKFDFDELKSSYETIILGASIDALKEANIRANKGEEVLVVDLLDEIGGSVYEMLKFETALRDISLDKINNLVNSKVKYLLETAVFNVREKDNTVELISTKGYKDIKYTNLVIALGSYEVNRENLYIPGSRPSGIYTSMQAIRLLNYNKYLFGENVVVYGDSNESNLLIERLEREKVKVRKLSSNDKVSEIKGYPRLSSIVINGETEVFCDTLLLSKGYVPDNILAKQIGLNIDKDNYVLVDDDNRTNIKNIFAVGSISKKI